The genomic region TCAGGCAAGTATTAAAAAACGGCTGAGAAAAATACAAAAGAGAGAGATCATAGGTTCTTTACCTCTAGCGCCGGGTTAAGTTTGCCGAAGGGGTTTAACCCGATtttactgcagtcttcatatttgccgTTTACCAGAAGAGTTGACATTGCAACAATATCTTCTTCGGATAACTGAACGGAGTTGTAATGAAGAGAATCATTCGGacctccaccatattcatacatcagttTGGATCAGCGACGTAGAGggataacccgccatgagatccagcaacgGGTCAAATCAACCCCGGTTAAACCGTTCCCCAATAAAGCATTAATCCTTTTGATTGATGGAATCAGCTTTTTACGTTCAGCAGCAGTAAGCTTGTCAAGGAGCGCAAATTTGGAGTCAAGACGCTCGGCGCGATAACCCAACAGTGGCTTCTCATTTgctggtgaagtgtcttgacaatagaaccaagtctgattccagtctttgggatgactcggcaagaTTATGAGGGGGAAGACGGCACCCTGTCGGCGTTGAATCGAGATGCCTCCAAGTTCCAAGCTAAGGccattggtgcactcgttctggcggttcagataaaaatactctctaaagagttccatagtcggttcttcttgaaggtaaacctcacagagcacttggaagttgcagatattggatatgcaATTGGGCctgatatcttgagggtggaggtTGAAAAaatgaaggacttctttgaagaactttgagccgggtggggaaaaaccacggttcatgtggtcagaaaagacaatggcttcaccatctcttggattgggccgttcctcgtccgggtcaggtgcacgataagacatgacattcttccctggcaaaaatcctatggaGAAGAACTCCTTCAAATTGTCCTCAGTTActgttgagggaacccagttgcagacagtcGGTGTTTTGGACGACATGATGTTCAAAAGACGAACTGAAAAGAAAGCAAcatgccggttcaattcaatgACAATGGTACAAgggagtaatggcggcttaagtaagggttaatgtcatataaggaaaagtaagccggcaaataagccgccatgactacagatatttgagaaAGCAGTTttggctaagtgttgagacaaacaagtttcctaattGTTGGATATTATTCCAAATCAAATGGATATTCAAAATGGAAAAAATTCTAAACCTAAAAGTTTTTTGCACATATGAGTTTGTGAGTCCTAATGAGGCCTTTATAATGGGAAAAGGGATCTATCAGTGTCAAGAGTAGGTGCCAAACAGCTACCGTACAAACATATATCTCTTTTTGAATTAAGAAGAGGCTGCAgcggaagaactacgaagaactacaatgaactacgaagaacatgcGGAAAACATAGAAAGTCCTAATGCAAATATGAGGAGCAAGAAGGGAAACACTTACAGCCACAGATCCTCCGCGGAAAGTCGCTGCCGTTTTCTGGACTGATTCCGGTCGATGCAGCAGCCAAGGTCGACGGAGGGGAGGTGATCTCTGACGGCGACGGAGCTCAAGCAGCAGCGGAggtcgcgagaggaggaagacgaagaagagagtAGAATGAGAAAGACCGGgcgcgtgcctatttataaggggataagcaaACAGGCAGACGCGAAAATCGAGGAAGACCCAAATAATGGTTATCCAACTAAACGGACGCCTCGATTCTTGGAAGGCATTAAAGATGAAGATCCGTTGAGAGATGACGTCATaaaagttttttgtgttttcaagagatgacgtcatggcgggttacaaaaacttGTGCGAGGACAAGAAGATGGATTTTTgtttaagtgttgaagattgataaagaacaaagttcaaaatcaatctggggcataatgttggggatatagctatcagttatgacccgcccaggaggggccggatcagccccaatggcgggtcacaaaggaagcccaataaacattcaaggcgatagtttattaaagcttatagaaggcctaaggcctagaggcggcttaaggcccaatattgtaaaccgccgtatgtaaggaaagacttgtaaaagaagtcaccgagccggacacgctgtatgaaccggccgggactctgtaggccaccaggcgtcaacccgtgtatataaggggacgacccggtggcgacttagggcaagaaacaaaagATCGATACCAAGCCGGCGaactagcctcttggtgatcgaaaacccagcaatatcaacacaactagacgtaggcttttaccttcatcgtaaggggccgaactagtataaaatctctcatgtcctttgtctcaattaacccctttaagcttcctagttgcgatggccctacgactaagtctttttactaggacatctgccgtgacaactccatGACAGATGCAATACCAGTTTGACAGGCCAAGTTAGATTTGAGCAACGATCACAGAGGACCACAATGGTAACAGTTTAGTGGTCAATCCGGAAAGTAGCTAGGATCAAGGGAGAAAAGGTAGCACGCGCTTTTCCTGTGTATATGATAATAAATATAAGGAGGTGGTTTGCCCTGGATCACAAGGATCAGAATAGTCTTTGGCCTTAACCCTCTCCTAGTGTAGATACTAACTCGGTTTGAAAACGTCTAGTTGGTGGGTGAAAAGTAGCTGACAAAATAATCATgcagcagcaccagcagctacTCTCTATCCCCTCTAGAGAGATCAAAAGATGTTCAATCAGGATATCCTTCTCTGTGACCAACATCTGTTCCATCTACTAGAAAGCGCATGACACATCAGGACATTCTACACATGCAGCAGGATTACTTGCAGGCTTGCCTGGCACAGGACATTGTTTTTCTCTTGGTGGACCATGTGTAATCGCCCATTAGCGACTGCGTGCCAGAGAAGCCTCATGCTTATACAGACCGGTTCTGCTGATCTATAATAGTCTGCGAATCGTAAAGCACCACTGGTACTAGACCGACCTCTGAATTCCTGCTGGCTTTGTGTCACGGGCTCCAAAGCTCGTGATGGCCAATCAAAACATCACCAACAATTACCAAACGACAAAGCAGGCCCAACAACTCATAGATGCCAGGAGCAGATCAGATCAGAGCAGGCATAACAACCTAAGATATTCCTTCGGTTGCCATCTTAGAAAACGCAATCCGGACGGTTGAGACTTGAAAAGCAATAAATAATCAAGGAAAGGGATCGAGAATTGAACTGCACAGCACCGGAATGAGAcccgaaagaaaagaaaaaaggtgtTTCGATCCACAATAGCCATTTATGTCAGTATCTTATGATCTATCCAAATATTTAATACAGCAATGAAAATGACTACATGAGGTGGTATCAAACTGTTCCAAGGGCCAGGGCAAAAAAGATCTATGTCAAACATTACAACCTGATGTATATACTAGACAGAAACTCAGCAAAGAACTAAAATTTCCACCCCTGAGAAATAAAAGACAGCCAAAGCGCTGTACAAACTATTGGAAGCAGGAGGGAACCGAGACCGACCATATTGACTGCTGCAAGGCTAAGGGCTTTAGCATGGGAAATTGAAAAACCAAACATTTCCTACTTCAGGAAGGTTGATGATACAAAAAGGAAAGCGTAAGCAACACACGCCGTGCTCACTTCCAAGTTTCTTGGACCAGGCAATATAGGCGGAATTACTGATACCATCAAGAATGTGGCAAGAAACCAGGAAGCAAAGAAGGAGCCGAACCTGAAATAACAGAGCAGACTTAGCATCAGGAACTGATCATACCAATTCATTTCTCGAAACCAGACCCTACGTCCTTCTGTAAATCTCAAAAGAGCATCAATGATTCACTTAACTAGTTGTGACTACCACCTGAACTCGATCTGCTCGGCTAGCAGCAGAAAAACGCGTTCTGAATTTTGGATGTCTACTCCTAGTCCATGGATTTCTAATATGCAAATGTGTTGTTCAGTCCTACTCCTAGTTCACATCTTATCTGCAAACATGTTTCTAGAGCAATGTAGTATTTGTAGCACATATGGTCAACAGCTAGCAAATGGCACCCAGTACTCAACCTTAAAACTCATAAAAAAATTAGCAGACTATACCTACAGTGTTAATAATCACAAAGCACCAATAACAGAAAATGACAATCTAATAGAGACTACAAAACTCTACTTGACTAAAATAAAATGTGGAGCCCAACACTGTTGCATTCTGCTTGCTAATCTTTATTACTAGGCTAAATGATAAGCTTTAAAACAATCCAGCATTAATCAAATGACTCCTATAAACAAGTGCTGCATCGATCACACCGATCGATGTCTATCAAAGTAATGATCACATATAGCACCAAGAACAAAAAAAAGAACAACTAAGCAAATTTGTGAAACTCTATTTACTGGCACCACTATCAGGAGATAGATATTAGTCCTGGCGGTGAAGATAGCAATTAACTAATGGTGGCCACCATGAAGCTTTGAGATTTGGGTTATCTGGCTCCAGTATCATGTTAGGATTTGGAATGTGCACAAAATGTCTATACACTGATTCAGAGCATCATAGCTCAAAGCAAACACTAGTACTGTACATAACTAATCAACTACTGGGCGGTTATATCCTTAACAACCCAAAGGTAgaaacaaaacaatggaagggGAAGAAAGTATACCCATAAAAGAATGATTTCCATCCACTTTTAAGCCGCTGATAAAGGAAATAGATATTTGCCGCACAAGAGATTAAGACCTGGAGAGTTGGACCTTCTTCAGTAGGGAAAACAAGGGTAAGGACTCCAAGCAAGACAAAAGTAATCGCTGTCTTCCAAATAAATTTGTTAGATGGCGTGTAAAATCTGCCCTGAACAGCCTTGACTGGACGTGACTGACTAAGTTCCCTAAATTTTTTCTTGAGATCCACTTTCGGTTTTTTTCTATCAAAGAAACTCTGCATGATGATTTTGTCATGCGCAGACTCAATTGCATCAACACTTGGCTTATGCTCTGCATACTTGCTTATGAGAAAGTTCCTGGCAGCTCGAATTTCTTCTTCAGATGCTTCCTTGCTGATTCCAAGTCGTTGATACGGATCCTTCACATGGATTCTAGGAAAAATGGCTGAAGAACAAAGCAGTTAAAAAGAATTCTAGAGGTTAATCATTAAAGAATTCTAGAGGTTAAGCAGTATAAAGGTGTACTAAagcagcgacaagtaatatggatcggaagTAGTTCAATCAACAGAATCAATATAAATATCAGCGCATGTGATTTTTCATACAATAAGCCTAGAAAAGAAAATGAGTTAATGACTGATATGGGTGATTTTAGCACTGCTGATTTCTCTTAACATGCATGTGATCATGTACATGTGTAACATGTCCCAAAGAGATACCCTGGCCAACAATGTCATTTGATGCCTACATGATACCATAATACCATCTAAGATGAATCATGCATGAAAAGCAAAGTGGTAATCTGAGATGCACACGAGTCAGTTGTTCCTTATTAGTTCTACTTCAGTATTACTATAATTGAATAGAATGAAAAATGACTAATAACATCTAAAGACACTATCATGTGATGTTTTTGTTGTCATATACATACACAGCTATATACTTACGAGTTGAAGAGTCCGCCATGTCACCAAAGGATGCAGATGCAAGTGGTGATATTCTGGAACATCGCTGTGTAATGGAGGGAGCATTATATTTTGTGTATCTGCATTGAAGGGCTGTAGTAAGGCTTCTTGTCACATTGTAAACTAGATTAATTCTTTGATGGTGAGGTCAGAAGAAGCATAAGTATTATACCTATCAACATTGATAAAAAGTTTTACATTTTCCTTACGCCCCCTGTTGAATCCCAATGAAGAGACAAGTCCCAGCGGTGCACTTGACGCCCTCGGGGTAAGTGGAGATCGAGTAGCCCTCAAGGGATTGCTTGCTAGACCATGCGCCTAGCTGAACAACCTGAACCAAGGATATTTCACCCTCCTAGGCAAAACAAATAACAGGACATACAAAATTAGTAAAGAAAACAGGAGAAGTACAATAACAATATGAGTCAACACTTTGATGCTTGCTCCGAAACAAATCAACGCCACGAGCAGTGATTTAAATGTCCAGTTATAGGTTTTTCGGACATAAACGCTGCGTGATTGAGCTAAAATCCACGATCATAGCTGCAACCATTAAAGCCGCTATACTGATCGCTATAATTCTGCTATTTTTGTAGTCCCGATATATCCAATATGCTACATATGTCACTTCAGTTAAATTTGAATCATCTCTAGGGTTTCCTCTGTGATGTTCTTCGTAAGCATATTCTATACTTGAACTAAACTACTTTGTCTTGTAGACAATAAATTAGCATTAAGTAAACATGAAACCAACCCCAAATTAGCATTAAGTAAACACGAAATACTTTTGTTCTACAGAGGTTACAACCCAAAATTGATACTCGGTTGTTATACATTTTAAGCACCAGAATATGCAAACAGTGGATTAAATAGGCAGTAAAACATCAAGCAAGCAGCGGTAAACGAGCCATCAAGGCTAACGAATCAAGGATCCCAACAAACCTAAAAGATAAGAACACAAGCACACCGTCCCACTAGAATTTTCTGCATAAACAGTTCTGCAAGTTTGTGAAATCAACATAAAGAGACTAAGAAAGTACATCTCCACGGTTCGTGTGGCACACAAATCATTTACTCTCCTAGACAAAGCAGCTGACTGGACTTAAAGCAACAGCAATACCGCAGCTAACCTAAAGCATTGGACGCGCGATAACTGGACAGCGCAGCTGCCACACAGCAAACAGCAGGCCTGTCAACGAGCAGAACCCAAGCGAGCCGGGGTGGGGGCTTGGTGCGAGCCTCGGGACAGGCCAGATGGACTTGGCCAAGGTTGAGCTTGACAGAGCACCGTAGCAAATAGCAACACAATTTTTGGCTATGGAATTAAAGCAATGTGGATTCAACTATTAAATTCTACAGTCAGGCCAATCTGCAGCGAAATCGGACCATAACATCCATTCAGTGAGGGAGGACGAGATCCTCGGTGGCGTCCCCGGCCTGGGTGAAGGAAATTGAGGCAATACAGGGGCAGGGGCAGTAGCGTCCCGCGGTCTTGCCTCGTAGGAAGGGACTGCGACAGCAAGCGCAACCGGCGGCCCAGTGGCGGACGCCCTCGTCGAAGACGTCAACAGGGTGGTGCCATGGAGGCAAACACGGGGGCGGCAAGAagataggcggcggcggcggcggcggcggcggcggagacttgAGAAACCGTCTTCCTCTGATTTCGTGCATCTAGGGCGTTTGATGACGGCATCGCACGGGAAACGCCGAAacagtggggggagggaggggaagcGAGGCGAAGACCTTACCGACGAGGAGACCAGTGCGTCCGgcggactgagagcggcgtcggaGGAGGCCGCCTCCTTGGATAAGGTGGCGGAGCAGACGGTGAGGGTGGTGGGGGAACGCAGGGTACGGGGGCCGGGGTGGGAGAGATGGGATACTGCCGTGACCGAACTTCGGCGGACCAGCGGGCCCGAAACGAAGGGGAAGACCACACTGGGccttctcacactttttttcttgcCAAACTGAAACGGGCGCGGCGATCTCtgtaatgggccaggcccagcgcgCAGGAACATACGGTTTTAtttcgaaatcactaattaaggagtactcgttgcaaagagcaCTCCACTTTTCCAGGTCGCGAccagtggcgcacatgcagcgcgccacttgtcgcaacctgggagttttccctttttcgtagatccgtttattcaaaacgttttatctcttaaaccgtgcgtccaaatctcgaatcgttttcaccgttggattcctcgcatcgagatcttcaaaactagatcccatgttgataggttttgacaaactttttttcacgaaaaaccgGATGAAAAAAACTAGGAAGAAAAAACCGGACCGAGAAGCATGGTTTTTTtctctttccgaaagaggcacgtccgtacctctcgcgaaatcacaaccgtgcctctcgtgcaagcaaaaccgtgactctcgtggaaggaaaaaacagaaaacgcgtttttttttcgttttcgagaggcacggccgtgactcttgcgacagcacaaccgtgcctctcgcgaaagcaaaaccgtgactctagtgaaagaaaaaaaaacagaaaacacgtatttttccctttctgagaggcacggccgtgactttcgcgaaagcacaaccatgcctctcgcggaagcaaaaccgtgactctcccaaaagaaaaaaaaagaaaaaacgcattttgttttttcctttccgagaggcacggccgtgactctcgcgaaagtacaaccgtgcctctcgcggaagcaaaaccgtgactctcgcgaaagaaaaaaaaacagaaaacgcgttttttttcgtttccgaaaggcacggccgtaactcttgctaaagcacaaccgtgcctctcgcggaagaaaacccgtgactttcgcgaaaggaaaaaaaatgtgtttttcgcGCAAAAAAAAATTTGACtttttttatcgaaaagctaagaaagaccggggggaaaaccaaaacatcgaaaaaacccgggaaaaaccgtttaaaaagccaaaaacacgtgcggaaaaataaaaaaaaaacaaaatccgaagggagcgtccagagcgcgacacgtggtaAATGGCTGAGAGCTCGTCAAGTGACGATGATTGTTGCGAGGCTCCCAAacgagcgctcgttaactagttgctcccgttTTATTTTCTTCACGTGCAGATGCTCATTCACATTATTATAGTCTAAAATGCTAAAAAAATCACGTTAGCCTAAAAAAATGATGCTCATTCACGTACAGGTGCTCAACTTTTCTAAAAACACAGTATACTTGCAGTTGCTCACACGCACATACACTCAACCCTATAAATGCATGCAAGCATGCCCTACCCCTATTCCTATGAATACCTCCAAAATACTGAGCCGACACAACATCTTGAAATTAACAAAGTCTCCATAGAAGCCTTCGTAGTCCGTGGGAATGTTTTCTCCCACTGAACCCACATCGCCGAAAGGcataaaataaatccaggaaaatacAACCACCAGTGCCAAGTTTACGACTTAAACCCTGATGAGTTAGTTCCACCATAAGGAACCTAACTATCTAAACTACGCTCAGTTTGCGGCGTATCATCTGAGAGAATATATCCCTCACATACATGGGTTTTATTCACGTGCGGGTTTTCTCGGGGTTTCCCTTTTAAAACCAGTTTTTTAAATTAACAAAATTAATTTTTTTCATGAATTTATTTGAAAATCcggattcaaaaaatattcatgaattttaaaaaatgaattGGAAAAACATGCTGCAAGTTTGAAAAAATgtttacaaattcaaaaaatgtccatgaattAGAAAAAACCAAAAATTCAGATTGTCCATGAATTAAAAAGCAAATGATTTTATGGTAAAAAGTGAACAATTTTTTATATTCACGAAAAAAATTAAATCCCACACAAAAAGATGAAactgtgaacatttttttggcttttttaatATTCCTtgaaattttttaaaaaatttaaattGTAAATAATTTTGAATTTTGATTACTTTATGGAAAAtatgaataatttttgaaatttCTGAACAGATTTTGAAattaacatatttttgaaaaagaaTCAAACATTTTTCTAAAAGCCGAGACATTTTTTAAAAGCACACAAGCATTTTTTGTGAAACATGGACAATTtttaaaattttgattttttttggaagACATTGAACATTATTAAAAGTTGTGAGACGAATTAAAAATCAAGAAACCTATAAAGAAACaacgaaaaagaaaagagaaacagCCCAGAAGCTTCCCAAAACCTGTAGGGaagcttctagaaccttcccgaaaCAGTTTCCAACAAAAACGTTGGTAGAGATTAAATGGGTCGGCCTGGTTTAAGCACGCGTAGGTGTCAGACGCTTAACGCTCGTGACGGACGATACAGTACATTTGTGAACTAAAACCCTCCTTGATTCATAGCAGGTGGACCACAAAGCCCAATGGGATACAACATGGAAGAAAACTATGGCATATAGACAAAGAAGAATACATTCCCCATAAAAaagataaagaagattacattctCAAATTGAAAAAGCATTTGAAAATAACGTTTTTGAGCAtcgattttgtttcttttttgccaCATTTTCCACGACTGTCATACGTTGATCAAATTTTGCAAGCTatcaaaacatttgtcaaagtttcacACACAAAAATTTAGAATTTGTTTTAATTTTCTTTTGATTTTATCGTTCAGCCGAGCTCATGTGAGCTCGGGATGAGAACAGTTGCGTCCTATTCTACATCTCTTAATGGAGGTAGACACATTTGGTTATCAAGGCCTAGACCCTACTTGTATCCCGACAAAATAAATGAGCAATAAAATTGTATCCTTCTTTAAAAAAGGGACACCAGGCTCCAACTGGACTAGACACTCGCGTCTTGTTGAATCAAACAAGCTGCCACGCGCCCTAGAGTCAATCCCGTCGTAGACCAAGGTGAGAGTCGCTCTAGGCGAACCAGCATCCTCGCCCGCCACAGAAAAATCGTCATGGGCGGTTGCCTCCTTGAAATCTGTTAAGAAGATCAGAGAAAGAAGCGCATTGGACATCGACAGAGGGCCACGAGAAAATGACTCCACTAGAAGTCAAAGCTACGGCTCCGCCGGATCCAAAGATTGTACAACGGGCGTCAGTGATGGAGAttgaagatggaacatgacgaacTCTCAACATGAGCTTTGAATAGAGCAGGTTTGCATCTCGTACATGAGAAAGGAAGGAAAAAACATCACAAGAGAGAGAACAAGGTGGCACCAGAAGAAGAACATGAGCATATGTGCCTCCCTCAAACCCATCCGCTTAGACAATCGAGGGGAAAGCATTGAAGAACTGGTGAAAGAACGTCGGAGAAGGAGACTTTGGGGATCTAAAACCAATGAAGACCATGCAATGGCGTTCAAGAAGCGGAAACTTGGCATTGTGACTGCTGCGTCCCCCGCCCCATCACTGCCACTGTCATCGCCAACTGCTATCCCAATTCTCGTGGACATGGGCCGCGCTTGCGCGGTACCCGAAGAGGATTTGGCCCGCCTGGAATCTACTCATGATGCAAGAGCTCGCCGTGGTAGCGAGCAGGTGGTCTGAGAATGATGACAATTTTGGCTGCTTTTGATGGGGATGCTGCTTATGTCCTCTGTGGTGCC from Triticum aestivum cultivar Chinese Spring chromosome 4A, IWGSC CS RefSeq v2.1, whole genome shotgun sequence harbors:
- the LOC123085321 gene encoding protein CHAPERONE-LIKE PROTEIN OF POR1, chloroplastic, translating into MADSSTPIFPRIHVKDPYQRLGISKEASEEEIRAARNFLISKYAEHKPSVDAIESAHDKIIMQSFFDRKKPKVDLKKKFRELSQSRPVKAVQGRFYTPSNKFIWKTAITFVLLGVLTLVFPTEEGPTLQVLISCAANIYFLYQRLKSGWKSFFYGFGSFFASWFLATFLMVSVIPPILPGPRNLEVSTACVAYAFLFVSSTFLK